In [Leptolyngbya] sp. PCC 7376, a genomic segment contains:
- a CDS encoding SDR family oxidoreductase → MELGLNNRVALVCASSQGLGKAIATSLAREGSNIAICGRNSETLEKTRQALAAQTNAKIIGVVADLSVKKDIEKLLDTVQTQLGSIEILVNNTGNPPVGKLDQLDDSDWDDAYQLVLMSAIRLIKQVVPDMQKNGWGRIVNIATSAVEQPRGDLLISTTLRSGLASFSRAIAADLARQNVLIHTVCPGVISTGAMLNLAEKMSVEGNISLEAAKDQLAFGIPMGRMGTPEEVADLVTCLASDKLSYMTGQSITIDGGKLTVPLKSAYAEASRNP, encoded by the coding sequence ATGGAGCTTGGACTAAATAATCGTGTCGCCCTAGTCTGTGCAAGCAGTCAAGGGCTTGGCAAAGCAATTGCGACGTCTCTCGCTAGAGAAGGAAGCAATATTGCGATCTGTGGGCGTAACTCAGAAACTCTGGAGAAAACTCGTCAGGCTCTAGCAGCTCAAACTAATGCCAAAATTATTGGCGTTGTTGCTGATTTGAGTGTGAAAAAAGATATAGAAAAGCTTCTGGATACTGTACAAACTCAACTTGGTTCGATAGAGATTCTCGTGAATAATACGGGTAACCCGCCCGTCGGTAAGCTAGATCAACTAGATGACTCAGATTGGGACGATGCTTACCAATTGGTATTGATGAGTGCCATTCGACTCATTAAACAAGTCGTTCCTGATATGCAAAAAAATGGCTGGGGGCGAATCGTTAATATTGCCACCAGTGCGGTTGAACAGCCTAGAGGTGATCTTCTAATATCTACTACTTTGAGATCTGGGTTAGCGTCTTTTAGTCGGGCGATCGCCGCAGATTTAGCCAGACAAAATGTTCTCATCCATACAGTGTGTCCTGGTGTTATTAGCACGGGAGCAATGTTGAACTTAGCTGAAAAAATGTCCGTTGAAGGAAACATTTCATTGGAAGCTGCTAAAGATCAATTAGCATTTGGCATCCCGATGGGACGCATGGGCACACCAGAGGAAGTCGCAGATCTAGTGACTTGTTTAGCCTCAGACAAACTGAGCTATATGACGGGTCAAAGCATTACGATCGATGGCGGTAAACTAACAGTCCCTCTTAAAAGCGCCTACGCAGAAGCTTCAAGAAATCCATAA
- a CDS encoding YggS family pyridoxal phosphate-dependent enzyme, which yields MDTTGSIAERIEKVCAVLPASVKLIAVSKQASAEAIRAAYAAGLRDFAESKVQEEAKKQEELKDLTDITWHLIGHLQSNKAAKAIQQFQWIQSVDTLKLARRLNQLAGELSRTPSVCLQVKVLPDPDKFGLSIQELMTALAELNELQNLKIRGLMTILPLGLTDTQILEGFKSLKQLSLDINNQNLSRIQIEELSMGMSGDYALAIEAGSTMVRVGRSIFGERKVMSKSV from the coding sequence ATGGATACTACCGGATCTATTGCAGAAAGAATTGAGAAAGTTTGTGCTGTTTTGCCAGCATCAGTAAAATTAATCGCTGTATCAAAACAAGCCTCCGCAGAAGCTATTCGCGCAGCCTATGCAGCAGGACTTCGAGACTTTGCAGAAAGTAAAGTTCAAGAAGAAGCAAAAAAGCAAGAAGAGCTCAAAGATTTAACCGATATTACTTGGCATTTAATTGGTCATTTGCAGAGTAACAAAGCGGCTAAAGCGATACAACAATTTCAATGGATTCAGTCGGTAGATACATTAAAGCTAGCCCGTAGACTGAATCAATTAGCAGGAGAATTATCCCGTACTCCCTCTGTCTGTCTACAAGTCAAAGTGTTGCCTGATCCCGATAAATTTGGTTTAAGTATCCAAGAGCTGATGACTGCTCTAGCCGAGCTTAATGAGTTGCAAAACCTCAAGATTCGAGGGCTAATGACAATCTTGCCTCTAGGACTGACTGATACACAAATTCTCGAAGGATTTAAGAGCCTAAAACAGCTCTCTCTTGATATCAACAACCAGAATCTATCCCGCATTCAAATTGAAGAATTATCTATGGGAATGTCTGGTGACTATGCTTTAGCCATTGAAGCTGGATCAACAATGGTTCGAGTTGGCCGGAGTATTTTTGGAGAGAGAAAAGTTATGTCAAAGAGCGTATAA
- a CDS encoding phytanoyl-CoA dioxygenase family protein — MSITQKTLDINHLSLQTIKPVLESSALSSSQIKGYQDDGFVIIRKFFTPEEIAPLQEIIKSNPDFNNFWTKRNTDKSGDNFKVAVWTELGNSIFGVIPRMARMINAAEALLEQKCYHWHSKIVKVQPNNTGLAWHQDYDYWYQDGCLFPQLLTCTIALSPANKNNGCLQVVKGSHLVGRVNHVSVKERGNQNIPESPRLEKILERHEVVYCELEPGDVVFFHANTLHGSGANSSENSRILMHSSYNAANNAPFIKEGQEHHQYRPLIKLSDSTIRENQYTPGFDINDFHPTETNNSLGKGVFYRKSWDSE, encoded by the coding sequence ATGAGCATCACTCAAAAAACTCTCGACATAAACCATTTGTCACTCCAGACTATCAAGCCAGTTCTTGAATCTTCGGCTCTATCTTCCAGCCAAATCAAAGGTTATCAAGACGATGGTTTTGTGATCATCCGTAAATTCTTTACTCCAGAAGAAATTGCTCCTTTACAAGAAATAATCAAGAGCAATCCTGATTTTAATAACTTCTGGACAAAAAGAAACACTGACAAAAGTGGTGATAATTTCAAGGTTGCTGTGTGGACAGAGCTAGGTAACAGTATATTTGGCGTGATTCCTCGCATGGCGAGAATGATTAATGCTGCCGAAGCTTTATTAGAGCAAAAATGTTACCATTGGCACTCCAAAATTGTTAAAGTGCAACCTAACAATACAGGTTTAGCATGGCATCAAGACTATGACTATTGGTATCAAGATGGTTGTCTTTTTCCACAGCTTTTAACTTGTACGATTGCTTTGAGTCCTGCCAATAAAAATAACGGCTGTTTACAAGTTGTCAAAGGGTCTCATTTAGTTGGTCGTGTCAATCATGTTTCTGTGAAGGAGAGAGGAAATCAAAATATTCCAGAATCTCCTAGATTAGAAAAAATTTTAGAAAGACATGAAGTTGTTTACTGTGAGCTTGAGCCAGGAGATGTTGTCTTTTTTCATGCGAATACCCTGCATGGTTCTGGGGCGAATAGCTCTGAAAACTCTCGCATCCTAATGCACTCTAGCTATAATGCCGCGAATAATGCTCCTTTTATTAAAGAAGGGCAAGAGCACCATCAATATCGTCCGTTAATAAAGCTATCTGACTCAACTATTAGAGAGAATCAGTATACTCCAGGCTTTGATATCAATGACTTTCATCCCACTGAAACAAATAATAGTTTAGGTAAGGGCGTTTTTTACAGGAAGAGTTGGGACTCAGAATAA
- a CDS encoding MBL fold metallo-hydrolase — translation MNWNIGDVLVKSVIELDISVDPDFSLPDATAKNLSSDFDWLKPYFVDQDGRLKFRVQALLIESYGQKIIIDTCIGNDKKRAEPAFNELNGFFLEDITKAGFSRHDVNIVVCTHLHYDHVGWNTMKVHGEWIPTFPNARYLMAESEVKYCKEQEDDFWVKTFGDSVAPVFKAGLVDLVDCNYQITPEIRLFHTPGHTPGHCSVAITSQGKNAVITGDVMHHPCQCAHPDWLCTADTSPEQAEATRRAFLEKVSEQNILVIGTHWSAPKPVKISKHNMAWKVDIA, via the coding sequence ATGAATTGGAACATAGGTGATGTTCTCGTTAAATCGGTCATTGAACTTGACATTTCAGTGGACCCAGATTTCAGTCTTCCTGATGCTACGGCTAAAAATTTATCCTCTGATTTTGATTGGCTTAAACCATATTTTGTTGATCAAGATGGCCGATTGAAATTTAGAGTTCAAGCACTTTTAATCGAGTCCTATGGTCAAAAAATTATTATTGATACTTGTATTGGTAATGATAAAAAGCGAGCAGAACCAGCATTTAATGAACTCAATGGATTCTTTCTAGAAGATATTACGAAGGCTGGCTTCTCGCGCCATGATGTTAACATCGTTGTGTGTACTCATTTGCATTACGATCATGTTGGCTGGAACACGATGAAAGTCCATGGTGAATGGATTCCAACATTCCCGAATGCTCGCTATTTGATGGCCGAATCGGAAGTTAAATATTGCAAAGAGCAGGAAGATGATTTCTGGGTGAAAACTTTTGGGGATTCGGTTGCCCCAGTGTTTAAAGCTGGATTAGTTGATTTGGTTGATTGCAACTATCAGATTACGCCAGAAATAAGGTTGTTCCATACTCCGGGTCATACTCCGGGGCATTGTAGTGTGGCGATCACCTCCCAAGGTAAAAATGCAGTGATCACGGGAGATGTGATGCATCATCCCTGTCAATGTGCTCATCCAGATTGGCTCTGTACTGCGGATACTTCTCCCGAACAAGCAGAAGCCACTCGACGAGCTTTTTTAGAGAAAGTTAGTGAGCAAAATATTTTAGTTATTGGGACTCACTGGTCTGCCCCTAAGCCAGTCAAAATCAGCAAACATAATATGGCATGGAAAGTAGATATAGCTTGA
- a CDS encoding class I SAM-dependent methyltransferase: MKHGSGIKELELLNIEWQLDHHSAKQKHRQKIVDSLDIQSGDIVLDLGCGAGLWSSLFAEKVKPHGKVIGVDMDSRWIEYAQQNLKENPLQSLIEYQVANLNELDFKDNTFDLVFISGCSPYLADINAALNKQKRIIKAGGKIADRSWDDGMFIVHPINPLLSAKVMLAIAQASEAINPNIYFDNYFGRKSHSIFKDCGFKDVKTTSYSVQMLAPLSEVEKRYIRGNAQLYEKISAPYLSAEDIKQWSSSFDPNSEEYVLDRDDVYYGILEVLTTGIL, from the coding sequence ATGAAACATGGATCAGGGATAAAAGAGCTAGAATTGCTCAATATTGAATGGCAATTAGATCATCATTCTGCAAAACAAAAACATCGTCAAAAGATTGTTGATAGTCTTGATATTCAGTCCGGTGATATTGTTCTGGATTTAGGGTGTGGTGCTGGTTTATGGTCTTCTCTTTTTGCAGAAAAGGTCAAACCCCATGGCAAGGTAATTGGGGTTGATATGGATTCGCGCTGGATTGAGTATGCTCAGCAGAATTTAAAGGAAAATCCTCTGCAAAGTCTGATTGAATACCAAGTTGCTAATTTAAATGAGCTAGATTTTAAAGACAATACTTTTGACTTAGTTTTTATTAGTGGTTGCTCTCCTTATTTAGCTGATATTAATGCGGCTTTAAATAAGCAAAAACGCATCATCAAAGCAGGAGGAAAAATTGCCGATCGTAGTTGGGATGATGGTATGTTCATTGTCCATCCGATTAATCCGCTTCTTTCTGCAAAGGTAATGTTGGCGATCGCCCAAGCGTCTGAAGCAATAAATCCTAATATTTACTTTGACAATTATTTTGGTCGAAAATCCCACAGCATTTTCAAAGATTGTGGCTTTAAAGACGTTAAAACCACTTCATATAGCGTACAAATGCTAGCGCCTCTCTCTGAAGTAGAAAAGCGGTACATCCGAGGCAATGCTCAATTATATGAAAAAATTTCAGCCCCTTATCTGTCAGCAGAAGATATCAAACAATGGAGTAGTTCTTTTGACCCAAACTCTGAAGAATATGTGCTCGACCGTGATGATGTTTATTACGGAATCCTAGAAGTTTTAACAACAGGAATTCTTTGA
- a CDS encoding aspartate aminotransferase family protein: MPTILERYQKAFPKDQELAQQANKVLPDGITSDGRYMEPFPIYIKESNGSKKWGVSGQEFIDYRGGNGALLLGHNPPEIVAAVTKQLQLGTHYSACHPLEIEWANLIQELIPSAEKVRFTNSGTEANLLAIRLARTYTGKNKILRFLGHYHGWQDSVILGAGEGENTPSGIPSYIASQTIACPPNDLDIVEKYLREDPDIACIILEPTGGCSGVVPITGQFLAQLRELTLHYGVVLIFDEIITGFRVHPGGAQTYHQITPDLTTLAKVVAGGLPGGAVAGRQEILNLISKKVQKKTLKSTKVSHLGTFNANPVSASAGIAMLTAIKTRKPHKHINELANYFRQQLNQIIDDNHLDWVVYGEFSCLKFLIGHGLKGLKTADFNPHTLDYRKLMYRGNPYLRQYLRLGLLLNGIDISLSSVIMAAHSTKDIDQTVTAFSQTIAWLKTENLI, encoded by the coding sequence ATGCCAACAATTTTGGAACGATATCAAAAAGCGTTTCCAAAAGACCAAGAGTTAGCACAGCAAGCCAATAAAGTTTTGCCGGATGGCATCACTAGTGATGGTCGCTATATGGAACCATTCCCCATCTACATCAAAGAATCAAATGGCAGTAAAAAATGGGGAGTAAGCGGGCAAGAATTTATCGATTATCGGGGAGGAAATGGGGCTTTATTGTTAGGCCATAATCCACCAGAGATTGTGGCCGCAGTAACCAAGCAACTCCAACTAGGAACTCACTATAGTGCTTGTCATCCTTTAGAAATAGAGTGGGCAAATTTAATACAAGAGTTAATTCCATCCGCTGAGAAAGTACGTTTTACAAACTCAGGAACCGAAGCCAATTTACTCGCAATTAGGCTAGCCCGAACTTATACTGGCAAAAATAAGATTCTTCGATTTTTAGGGCATTATCATGGCTGGCAAGATTCTGTAATCTTAGGGGCTGGAGAAGGAGAAAATACTCCTTCTGGTATTCCTTCATATATCGCTAGCCAGACAATTGCTTGTCCTCCCAATGATCTGGATATAGTAGAAAAATATCTACGGGAAGATCCCGATATTGCATGCATCATTTTAGAACCAACAGGAGGATGTTCTGGAGTTGTTCCGATAACAGGCCAGTTTCTAGCTCAATTAAGAGAACTCACACTACATTACGGTGTTGTTCTAATTTTTGATGAGATTATTACTGGTTTTCGAGTACATCCTGGTGGTGCCCAAACTTACCATCAGATCACGCCAGATCTAACAACACTAGCAAAAGTTGTCGCTGGAGGATTACCTGGTGGTGCTGTTGCTGGGAGGCAGGAAATTCTAAATTTAATCTCTAAAAAAGTACAGAAAAAAACACTTAAAAGTACAAAAGTTTCTCATCTAGGGACATTTAATGCTAATCCAGTTTCTGCTTCAGCAGGGATTGCAATGCTAACAGCAATAAAAACGAGAAAACCTCACAAGCACATTAATGAATTAGCAAACTATTTTCGTCAACAACTCAATCAAATTATTGATGATAATCATCTAGATTGGGTTGTGTATGGTGAATTTTCTTGTCTCAAATTTTTAATTGGTCATGGGTTGAAAGGATTAAAAACCGCTGATTTTAATCCCCATACATTGGATTATCGAAAATTAATGTACCGTGGCAATCCTTATTTACGTCAATATTTACGTTTAGGTTTATTGCTTAATGGAATTGATATTTCTCTAAGCAGTGTGATTATGGCAGCACATTCAACCAAAGATATAGACCAAACAGTTACTGCATTTTCTCAGACAATTGCATGGTTAAAAACTGAAAACTTAATTTAA
- a CDS encoding trans-aconitate 2-methyltransferase, producing the protein MAQDIFPQVPDRPILYDWLYRKTDKDVDMYCQLTEGHSEILECAVGTGRLAIPLAEKGRIVHGIDYSAAMLQKFRDKLPSLSEETRDRIHLYHEDMRDFNLNKKFSFVFIPFASFVYLLSIQDQKSCLNALRNHLADGGTLVIDLPTWVEAKDEKWLDNDVAVMKVKQGINPETGNTTEMWSTFRFDHSTQIMEQDRHYKIYDQEGLLEREQAVLWRSRFFFLGEFQLLLETCGLKVTDIYGDFAFGPYQSDSEVAVVLIKAA; encoded by the coding sequence ATGGCTCAAGATATTTTTCCTCAAGTTCCAGATCGACCAATTCTATACGATTGGCTATATCGGAAAACAGACAAAGATGTTGATATGTACTGCCAATTAACTGAAGGTCATTCTGAAATCTTAGAATGTGCTGTCGGTACAGGAAGATTGGCAATTCCTCTTGCTGAAAAAGGAAGGATTGTACATGGTATTGATTACTCAGCTGCAATGCTGCAGAAATTTCGAGATAAGCTCCCAAGCCTATCAGAAGAAACTCGCGATCGCATTCATCTATATCACGAAGATATGCGAGATTTCAACTTAAATAAAAAGTTTAGTTTTGTCTTTATTCCCTTTGCCAGCTTTGTTTACCTTCTATCCATTCAAGATCAGAAGTCATGCTTGAATGCTTTGCGTAATCATCTTGCTGATGGTGGAACATTGGTGATTGACTTGCCCACATGGGTAGAAGCAAAGGATGAAAAATGGTTAGACAATGACGTCGCTGTGATGAAGGTAAAACAAGGAATCAATCCAGAAACTGGTAATACCACGGAAATGTGGAGTACTTTTCGGTTTGATCACTCGACCCAAATTATGGAGCAAGATCGGCATTATAAAATCTATGATCAGGAAGGCTTGCTAGAAAGAGAGCAAGCTGTTTTATGGCGCAGTCGCTTCTTCTTCCTCGGAGAGTTTCAATTATTATTGGAAACTTGCGGATTGAAAGTTACTGATATTTATGGGGATTTTGCATTTGGCCCTTATCAATCTGATAGTGAAGTTGCTGTAGTGCTTATCAAAGCTGCTTAG
- a CDS encoding mechanosensitive ion channel domain-containing protein codes for MKFAKQQSTLKQKLKVIIATSIMVSSFCLGLPLKAQEEEVGATPLTTTIVGEPETEQAITAENSEIPLDQLKFLVQPLLLEELEVEAAAWLMLLKAKVQEKADAEIAIKRRNEITDTKEEAVESIETAEKLLEQAQQAKENAEVGTPEYDNAIKKVEEAEAALAEARAAVTEVIEAQEELQEDEASQKAIEKAEEIVEEKEAEESGETPPPSDDNSEAIEVDKESLETLGEAQETLDEIAEEEKDEAELLQDDAKLEEEEEILQEIAEDIEDSAEEEAELKQELVKGVTELQEEQTAIADRLEVVLDEMDAKGGDSTSYRTYIKAVSTLEIDVTDTSGLGVRIQGWLASEEGGLRWAKNIAVFLVVLAISVAITQALAVALDKSLKKFGNTSNLLREFSVMTVKRGGIVLGILLGLTALEVSLGPVLALVGGASFILAFALQSNLGNFASGLLLLTTKPFDVGDEIQVAGYWAFVRSITLANTKLQGFDGSIITIPNNTVWGGNIVNHTHSDMRKLTLNINVKFVDDLEKVKNMWFEIASDEPRVERHYWFPYNSHFDSHVSITLGSWTKTEEYWEMYIVMLLKLQKRLDELNIELTTPIQDIRIQQLSSGTTNSETLNPSQMIPPAE; via the coding sequence ATGAAGTTTGCCAAACAGCAATCAACACTCAAGCAAAAGCTTAAGGTTATAATCGCCACGAGTATTATGGTGAGCTCTTTTTGCCTCGGTTTGCCGTTGAAAGCTCAAGAAGAAGAAGTTGGAGCAACTCCTCTGACCACTACGATTGTAGGAGAACCGGAAACAGAGCAAGCGATAACTGCTGAAAATTCTGAAATTCCTCTGGATCAGCTCAAATTTTTAGTACAGCCTTTGCTTCTCGAAGAGTTAGAAGTCGAAGCTGCTGCTTGGCTAATGTTGCTCAAAGCTAAAGTTCAAGAAAAAGCAGACGCAGAGATCGCTATTAAACGGCGGAATGAAATTACCGATACCAAAGAAGAAGCTGTCGAATCAATCGAGACGGCGGAGAAACTTTTGGAGCAAGCACAGCAAGCTAAAGAGAATGCCGAAGTTGGTACCCCTGAGTATGATAATGCCATCAAGAAAGTAGAGGAGGCTGAAGCCGCGCTAGCTGAAGCGAGAGCTGCAGTAACGGAAGTTATTGAAGCCCAAGAGGAATTACAAGAAGATGAAGCTAGCCAAAAAGCGATTGAAAAAGCGGAAGAAATTGTAGAAGAGAAAGAAGCCGAAGAATCTGGTGAAACTCCTCCTCCATCCGACGATAACAGTGAAGCGATTGAAGTTGATAAGGAATCTTTAGAGACTCTGGGTGAAGCTCAAGAAACACTAGATGAGATAGCTGAGGAAGAAAAAGACGAAGCTGAGCTTTTGCAAGACGATGCAAAACTCGAGGAAGAGGAAGAAATCCTTCAGGAAATTGCTGAAGATATTGAAGACTCAGCCGAAGAAGAAGCTGAGTTAAAACAAGAGCTAGTTAAAGGGGTTACTGAGCTTCAAGAAGAACAAACGGCGATCGCTGATCGCTTAGAAGTTGTCCTTGATGAAATGGATGCCAAAGGCGGAGATTCCACTTCTTATCGCACCTATATCAAAGCAGTTAGCACTTTAGAGATTGACGTAACCGATACATCTGGCTTAGGAGTCAGAATTCAGGGCTGGCTTGCCTCTGAAGAAGGAGGTCTGCGCTGGGCTAAAAACATTGCAGTTTTCTTGGTGGTATTGGCTATTTCTGTCGCAATTACCCAAGCCCTCGCAGTAGCTTTGGATAAATCCCTTAAAAAGTTTGGGAACACTTCCAACCTATTAAGAGAGTTCTCTGTAATGACTGTCAAACGAGGGGGGATTGTCTTGGGTATCCTTCTGGGCTTAACTGCTTTAGAAGTCAGTTTAGGACCAGTACTTGCTTTAGTAGGGGGGGCAAGTTTCATCTTAGCTTTTGCCTTACAAAGCAACCTTGGTAACTTTGCCAGTGGCTTATTACTCCTGACAACTAAGCCTTTCGATGTAGGAGATGAAATTCAAGTTGCTGGCTATTGGGCTTTTGTTCGATCAATCACCCTAGCCAACACCAAACTACAAGGCTTCGATGGAAGTATCATCACAATCCCAAATAACACTGTTTGGGGAGGAAATATCGTCAACCATACCCATAGTGACATGCGAAAATTAACATTGAACATCAATGTTAAATTCGTTGACGACTTAGAGAAAGTCAAGAACATGTGGTTTGAGATAGCATCTGATGAACCTCGAGTTGAACGGCACTATTGGTTCCCCTATAACTCACATTTTGATTCCCATGTCTCAATTACTTTAGGCTCTTGGACCAAAACAGAAGAATATTGGGAGATGTATATTGTGATGCTTCTTAAATTACAGAAACGACTGGATGAATTAAATATTGAGCTCACGACTCCAATCCAAGATATTCGCATCCAGCAACTCTCATCAGGCACAACAAATAGCGAAACTCTAAACCCTTCACAAATGATTCCCCCAGCGGAATAA
- a CDS encoding IS5 family transposase, producing the protein MAITFCKRSNDSSGCWCGNKRVKGRKRHVMVDSLGIPLAIIVTAANVSDIKGLRFLLERVKSLDLNLERLYLLYVDGGYHGANLMRWVMDSFGWILAVVLRPKEQTGFTPLPRRWVVERTFGWFYWCRRLSRDYECSTESAEAWIYIASLRLLLRRLA; encoded by the coding sequence ATTGCCATAACCTTTTGCAAGAGGTCAAATGATTCATCAGGATGTTGGTGTGGCAACAAACGGGTCAAAGGACGCAAACGTCATGTGATGGTGGATAGCTTGGGAATCCCCCTAGCGATAATCGTTACAGCTGCTAACGTCTCTGATATCAAAGGATTGCGATTCCTACTAGAGCGAGTCAAAAGTCTGGATTTAAATTTAGAGCGCCTCTATTTACTCTATGTCGATGGAGGCTATCATGGGGCGAACCTCATGCGCTGGGTAATGGATAGCTTCGGTTGGATATTGGCGGTGGTACTACGCCCAAAAGAACAAACGGGCTTTACTCCTCTGCCAAGGCGATGGGTGGTGGAAAGGACATTTGGCTGGTTCTATTGGTGCAGACGTTTGAGTCGTGATTATGAATGTTCCACTGAGAGTGCAGAAGCTTGGATTTACATCGCTTCTCTTCGTCTGCTCTTGAGGCGATTAGCCTGA
- a CDS encoding transposase family protein, which yields MPQNRRLKSRKKQRLYYSGKKKHHSLKAQIVIAWQWAQIICCDCEKGSTHDFKLLKKSRVHFQQGQLCLADTGYQGIHKRHQRSHTPHKKPRRRVDCGNRNRRISS from the coding sequence ATGCCACAGAACAGGCGATTGAAAAGCCGCAAAAAACAACGTCTTTACTACTCAGGGAAAAAGAAGCATCATTCTCTTAAAGCTCAAATAGTTATTGCTTGGCAGTGGGCACAGATTATCTGTTGTGACTGTGAGAAAGGTAGCACCCATGACTTCAAACTACTCAAAAAGAGTAGAGTGCATTTTCAGCAGGGACAACTCTGCCTTGCCGACACTGGATATCAAGGTATACACAAGCGACATCAGCGGAGTCACACTCCTCACAAGAAGCCGAGGAGGAGAGTTGACTGCGGGAACAGAAACAGGAGAATCAGCTCTTAG
- a CDS encoding IS1 family transposase (programmed frameshift), which produces MTIHCPQCNAQDIIKSGFAKNRQRFKCKQCNYQFTSFSKERGKPLWMKLEAVLMYMSGMSMNATAKILGVSAQSVLNWVRDFGEANYEKPTPESAVVVELDELWHFIQEKNKLWVWKAYDRNTGRLIDWELGSRDSRTLGHLLERFSQWQITVYCTDNWKPYQQLLENHPDAFHVISKKETIAIERNNSDNRHWFARFHRRTKVVSKSKHMVDLSMALFAKFRVNGSIELLRNWRLTLLS; this is translated from the exons ATGACAATTCACTGTCCCCAATGTAATGCTCAAGACATCATCAAAAGTGGATTCGCTAAAAATCGTCAACGATTTAAGTGTAAGCAGTGCAATTATCAATTTACAAGCTTTTCTAAAGAGCGGGGCAAGCCTCTCTGGATGAAATTAGAAGCTGTATTGATGTATATGAGTGGTATGTCAATGAATGCGACAGCCAAGATTCTCGGTGTATCAGCTCAATCAGTGCTCAATTGGGTAAGAGATTTCGGTGAAGCCAATTATGAAAAGCCCACTCCTGAGTCTGCTGTCGTGGTGGAGCTAGATGAGCTATGGCATTTTATCCAA GAAAAAAACAAACTTTGGGTCTGGAAAGCATATGACCGTAATACTGGGCGACTCATTGACTGGGAATTGGGAAGTCGTGATAGTCGAACTTTAGGTCATTTACTAGAGCGGTTCTCGCAATGGCAAATCACTGTCTATTGCACCGATAATTGGAAACCCTATCAACAGCTATTAGAGAATCACCCAGATGCTTTTCATGTCATTAGCAAGAAAGAGACAATAGCAATTGAGAGAAACAACTCAGACAATCGCCATTGGTTTGCTCGGTTTCATCGCAGGACGAAGGTCGTCTCTAAATCAAAACACATGGTGGACTTGAGCATGGCACTGTTTGCGAAATTTAGAGTGAATGGAAGTATTGAGCTACTGCGCAATTGGCGTTTAACATTACTCTCTTGA